Below is a window of Acidobacteriota bacterium DNA.
GCGCAGGTATTCAAAAGAGGTTCTTTTCTTTCAATGTCCCTTTAGCGCGAGACCTGCGCAGGTTGAAAACCTGCGCTACCTTGATGCCGCGCGGCTTGCCTGATACGCTCCGCGCTCGCGTTTTCTGCATTCACACCCATCAACAACTCATAAGGAGAAAAGACCTGTGAAAACTTCTCTCAAGGGCTTCTTGCAACTTTCGCTTGGCTCGCTCTGTTTCATCGCTTCCTCTGCGTTTGGGCAGACGCCTGCTCAACCGCAGGCTCCCGCCACACCGGCGACGTTGACCGTCCCTGCCGGATTCAAAGTTTCCGTGTTTGCCTCGGACGTGACCGGCGGCCGGCTGATGGCCGTCAGTCCTGACGGAGTGTTATTCGTTGCGCGTCAACCCAAAGGCGATGTCGTCGCGTTGCCCGACCGCAACAAAGACGGCAAAGCGGACAGTGTGGACGTTGTTGCCAGCGGGATGACTCGTCCGCACAGCCTGGCGTTCAACAAAGGCTATCTGTACATCGCCACCAATCCGGCGGTGATGCGCGTCAAATACGAAAACGGCAAAGTCGTCGGCACGCCGGAAAAATTCATTGACTTGCCCGTTTCAACCACTGCGCACTGGACGCGCAGCATCGGTTTTGACAAAGCCGGCAAGCTCTATATTTCCATCGGCTCTTCCTGCAACGTTTGCGAAGAAACCGATGACCGGCGTACGACGATTCAGGTTTGCGATATTTCGGGCGCGAAACCGACTTGCCAGGCCTTTGCCAAAGGGATGCGCAATTCCATCGGCTTCGATTGGGACCCGAAAACTGGCGTCATCTGGGCCGACGATATGGGCCAGGACGGGCTTGGCGAAGAGTTTCCGCCTGATGAAATCAACCGCATCGAAGCAGGGAAGCATTACGGCTTTCCGTACTTCGTCGGCAACAACGTCGCCAACGCTGGGCTGAAAGACGCCAAAAGCTCTCTGGACGCCAGCAAAGCCACGCCGCCCGCGCTGGCAATGCCCGCGCATTCTTCGCCGATTGATTTGCGGTTTTACAAAGGCAACAAATTCCCGGCGGCTTATCGCGGCGCGCTGCTCATCGCGATTCACGGTTCCAGCCCGACGGGTCGCAAAGAAAAGATCGGTTACAACGTTTCGCGCGTGGTGTTCAAAGACGGCAAACCCGTCAGTTTGGAACCCTTCGTCACCGGTTGGCTTTCCAACGGCCAAGCTAACAACGGTCGCCCGGCTGGCCTGATTACGGGAGCCGACGGCGCGCTGTACATCTCCGA
It encodes the following:
- a CDS encoding PQQ-dependent sugar dehydrogenase, producing the protein MKTSLKGFLQLSLGSLCFIASSAFGQTPAQPQAPATPATLTVPAGFKVSVFASDVTGGRLMAVSPDGVLFVARQPKGDVVALPDRNKDGKADSVDVVASGMTRPHSLAFNKGYLYIATNPAVMRVKYENGKVVGTPEKFIDLPVSTTAHWTRSIGFDKAGKLYISIGSSCNVCEETDDRRTTIQVCDISGAKPTCQAFAKGMRNSIGFDWDPKTGVIWADDMGQDGLGEEFPPDEINRIEAGKHYGFPYFVGNNVANAGLKDAKSSLDASKATPPALAMPAHSSPIDLRFYKGNKFPAAYRGALLIAIHGSSPTGRKEKIGYNVSRVVFKDGKPVSLEPFVTGWLSNGQANNGRPAGLITGADGALYISDDNKGFVYRVAYEGR